A portion of the Cryptomeria japonica chromosome 5, Sugi_1.0, whole genome shotgun sequence genome contains these proteins:
- the LOC131036799 gene encoding pathogenesis-related protein 1C, translating to MMKMSFMWLVLVVCFLQLCTGQDLQTQFLSPHNDARSQVGVGPLVWDDTVAAYAQNYANQRMADCALQHSGGQYGENIFWGQGAEFSPADAVNSWVSEKQYYDYNSNSCAQGEECGHYTQVVWRNSQKLGCARVKCNDGAIFITCNYDPPGNVVGQKPY from the coding sequence ATGATGAAGATGTCGTTCATGTGGCTTGTTCTGGTCGTGTGCTTCCTGCAATTGTGCACAGGGCAGGACTTGCAAACACAATTTTTAAGCCCTCACAATGACGCAAGATCTCAAGTGGGAGTTGGCCCTCTAGTGTGGGACGATACTGTGGCTGCCTATGCGCAAAACTATGCTAATCAACGCATGGCGGACTGTGCTTTGCAGCATTCGGGTGGACAGTATGGAGAAAACATTTTCTGGGGACAAGGTGCAGAGTTCTCGCCCGCAGATGCCGTGAATTCATGGGTTAGTGAAAAGCAATATTACGATTATAATTCCAATTCATGTGCTCAAGGGGAGGAGTGCGGACATTATACCCAAGTGGTGTGGAGAAATTCGCAGAAGCTTGGGTGTGCTCGTGTTAAATGTAATGATGGGGCCATTTTCATCACCTGTAATTACGATCCGCCTGGGAATGTTGTTGGGCAGAAGCCTTACTGA